The Ketobacter alkanivorans genome includes the window CAGGTTGCATCCCTACGGAGCACTCCCTTGCAAATAATGGAGTTCTGTGGCGGACATACACATACGGTCTTTCGTTATGGAATCGAGCAGGTTATACCAAAAAGCATTGAGCTGGTGCACGGCCCGGGATGCCCGGTGTGTGTGTTGCCAAGAGAGGCGGTAGATCACTGTGTTGCGATAGCAGAAAGGCCGGACGTGATCATGACAACCTTTGGTGACGCTATGAGGGTTCCCGGCTCTAGAAAAAATTTGTTGCAAGCAAAAGCGGAAGGGGCTGATGTGCGCATGGTGTATTCGCCGCTGGATGCACTGTCAATCGCTCGTAATTCACCTGATAAAGAGGTGGTGTTTTTTGCGCTGGGGTTTGAAACGACCATGCCAAGTACGGCGCTCACACTGCAGCAGGCATATGGCGAGCGGTTGCAGAATTTTTCCGTGCTATGTCATCACGTGACGACACCTCCTGTATTAACCGAAATTCTGCAGGATAATCAATTGCAGCTAGACGGCTTTATTGCACCCGGGCATGTAGCTATGATTATCGGAGAACAACCTTTCCAGTTTGTGGCATGCGATTATGGTAAGCCTTTGGTCATCAGTGGGTTCGAGCCTGTTGATGTTTTGCAGGCAATGCTTATGCTCCTAACCCAAATTCACCAAGGGCGATCTCAAGTAGAGAACCAGTATCTTCGGGTAGTTCGCCAAAGTGGCAATGCGTCGGCTCAGTTGGCTTTATGTGAAGTGTTCGAAATAGGGGAGAAAGTGACTATTCGAGATCGCTATGCTCCTTTTGATGCAATGGTGAGGTTTGCTGGTCATTGCCAGTCTGATGCGCTTCCTGAATCGATATCAGAACCGTCATATTGTGCTGAGGTCTTGAAAGGGCGCATACGGCCTTTGCAATGCCCACTTTTTGGGAAGCATTGTTCTCCAAGCGATCCTCAGGGTGCACTTATGGTGTCGTCTGAAGGTGCTTGTGCCGCTTATTATCAGTATGGGAAAGCAGAGGCAATGGCTGAAATATGAAGGAGATTATTACTCTTGCCCATGGTGCTGGTGGTAAGGCAATGGAGAGTTTGATTCAGCAAGTTTTCGTGCCTGCCTTTCACGGCGTAGAGCACGCGGTATTGGAAGATCAGGCAAGAATACCGATGCGGTTGTTGGCGGAGCATGGTGACCGATTGGCATTTACCACCGACAGCTATGTGGTTGACCCTATTTTCTTTCCTGGTGGTGATATAGGTATGCTTGCTGTAAACGGTACGATTAATGATCTTGCAGTTGGCGGTGCGATGCCTCTTTATATGAGTTGTGCCATGGTTTTGGAAGAAGGCCTGCCGATAGAGATATTGCAACGTGTTGTCAACTCAATGGTTGAGGCCGCTAATGCTGCACAGGTCAGTATCGTAACCGGCGATACAAAAGTGGTTCCCCGAGGTCAGTGTGACAAACTCTATATTAACACAACTGGAATTGGCGTTATTAATTCAGGCGTTCAGATCAGCTCGCAGCGAGCATGCAAAGGGGACGTGATCATTGTAAACGGCTCCGTCGGTGATCACGGTGCTGCAATAGTCAGCGCCAGAACAGATCTGAAGCTTGAGGCATCAATACAGTCTGACACGCAATCGTTGTCTGAGTTGGTGCAGATCATGTTGCGGGTTTGCCCTGATATTCATTGTATGCGAGATGCAACGAGAGGTGGGGTGGCTGCGGTTCTGAATGAGTTGGCCGATGCCAGTCGGTGCACGATGTATGTTGATGAGAAATCTATACCCGTTAGCCCGGATGTAAGAGGCGTGTGTGAGATACTTGGCTTTGATCCGCTGTATTTAGCCAATGAGGGAAAGCTAATTGCAATCGTGCCTGAGTCAGCTGCCGAATTGGTTCTTTGTGCGATGCGACAGCATCCATCAGGTGCAGGGAGCGTTGTTATCGGGCAGGTTGTTGATCAGCAAGGAAGTGCTGTTGTTATGGAAACCCAATTTGGCGCCAAGCGTGTAATAAATCGTCTGGTGGGTGAGCAGTTGCCCAGGATTTGTTAGGGGTGTGAGATATTTGAACTTTGCTGATAGGTTTGCGTGCTTCAAGCGTTGTGGCTCATTGTTGGCCTTTCTGGATTGCAGTGTTTGAAGTCGATAATAACTTTCTGACCAATACGATCATAGCCAATAATTTGTGTGCAAGGGGGAATGCTATAGCGTGCCATTTTTTATTTTTTCTGCGGTGATTTTGAGTAAATCGAAAAAGCCGTGTTCGAAAAGGAAGGAGTCGGTGAAGTTCAGATATTTTCCCATTCGTTCTCCTGGTTCGGGCCGGGAAATCGTTTTAATGGTGTAGCCTGCCTCTCGATTCTCTCCACTACCTAGTGACATGGCACGGGAAATTCCGAGTTCTTCTCCATCTACTACTTCTTCATAGTGACGTACATCAGCTGGCAATCCACCTTCATGGGAAAGTTTAAAGAACTTATTTTCCAGAGTGTTGACAATCCAAGGGATGCCGGATTTAGGCATTTCCAGTTGGTAGGTGAGCCATTCGGATTCTCCAGTTTCACCGTCCGTAAACCAATTACACACTGCAATAAGTGCGTAATCTTCAATTATCAGTAAATAAATTGTACGTTGAGGTTTTCGGTTGTCGACAAGGCTACCCACTACATAGGGGTTCTGCTGGATGGTAAGTGGGTCGATATCGGAAAAGTTTTTCATGTGTGAATCCAGATAAGTTCATTTAGTAGGAAGTTAAGCCGACACGCGTAAGAACACCAGCCTGCTCAAGATCGCCTAGTAGGCCCGGCTTTTTATCCAGGCTATAAGTCTCCACGATACCCAGGCCATCGGGGGAGTTGACGTCTTTGGTAATGCCGATGCCCAGAAATTGCTCGTTGGCGCCGTACTTATCATTGATTACTTGGCGAGCTTTTAGAAGCTCTGTATCATCAGGAGAAAGCCCTTGGCTTTTGGAAAATCTTTTTAATTCATCTGCTTCTGATAAATCCACTTTCTTTGCTCTGGCCTTATCAAATAACTCCGCATACCGATCAGAATACTCAGGCGTCATCACCTGATCAATCAAATGTGGGTCAACATCCGTCATCTCCGATTTGGCCATTCCACCAATCCGGTCATAGGTTGGGATTATCGTAGTTATATCGCCCTGTTTGGCTGCAGCCTCGGCATCGATCACTAGTAGGGTGTAATCTGCCTTAGGATCGTAAGTCGTACCGACAGCTTTGGCAATCAACTCGGCGTCTTTGTCAGCATATTCCAATTGGGTGTAGGTTGTAGTCCAATAATTGGAACGGCTCGTATCCGGGTTTACCCAGCCGATATTGCCGGTGTCTTTGGCGTAATCGGTTTTGATTACGCGAACAATGTACTTTTCCTGCAATCCGGCTTCCACAATTTCCAGTTTATCATCCAATGTGTAAGGGGATTGGGGTAGCGGTGTGCCGCTGGCCCGCGCTTTTTGCACTTTTTGGGTGGCGTCATCCATGCGTTTCATAACCTCATCCATGGATTGCGGCAATGAGGGCAGATGACGTGGTGAGCTTGCGCTGAAATCAGCCTCTTGTTGTTTCATCAACGTCTGCCTGGAGCTGCCCTCCACACTGTTGTCTGCCTGCTGTTTTAGCAAGTCATCCAGTTTAGCTTCCAGGTCAACGGTGATTTTACTGAACATTTCATCGATCTGGTCGCGAATAATTCGCAACTCAGCAATCAAATCACTGATATTCTTATACAGGTCACCGGCCCAACTAGGAACATAGGAAAGCGCTTCTTTTAGGGTGTCGATGATGTTATCAAATACCTGTTTCAGCATGCGAGCGGCTTCGTCAGCATGTTGCCGAAGTTCACCGGCCCTAAGCTTTTTCAGCCACTCCCAGGCATTGCCTTTGGCCAGGGCATTAAACACCTTGAATATTTCATCCAGTTTGGCGCCTCGGTAAACCAGCTTGAGCACACCTTTTAAGAGTGATCCCAAAGAGGGAATCAATCCAATTAAGGTGAAGAACAAGCCGAGCCAGACTGCCATTTCGTTATAGCGTTTGTCCCAAATCAAGGCTTTGAGGTTGGCCACAAGATCGCGACCATCCGCCACTTGGTCTACCAGTGGTATGGCCGTAATGGCGGCATTCGTGATAATTTGCCCTATTGTCGGGTTTTCATTAAAGTCGCCTTGTAAAGCTCCCCAAATCCAGTCCAGGGTGCTTTCTTCCGTTTCGATTACGTCCTCAGTCACTGCCGGATTCCTTGCCTTTGTTCTGCATCATGCGTTGTAACCATCCATCCGGGGCCGCTATTTGTTGCGCAGTCGTTGGTTTGATTTCAGCGGCTGGGGCCGGGTCGCCATGGTATTCCACGCGAATATTGGTTTTATCCAGCGGTAACTGTGTTCTCGCGCAGCCGTTGCTATCCAAGGTGCCTTCCTTAATGAGCTCATTGGTTGCCGCGTCATAGATGCTGTAGCCGGCGCTGGCGACGC containing:
- the hypD gene encoding hydrogenase formation protein HypD — encoded protein: MKYIDEFRDPDQARILLQRITKLADQVASLRSTPLQIMEFCGGHTHTVFRYGIEQVIPKSIELVHGPGCPVCVLPREAVDHCVAIAERPDVIMTTFGDAMRVPGSRKNLLQAKAEGADVRMVYSPLDALSIARNSPDKEVVFFALGFETTMPSTALTLQQAYGERLQNFSVLCHHVTTPPVLTEILQDNQLQLDGFIAPGHVAMIIGEQPFQFVACDYGKPLVISGFEPVDVLQAMLMLLTQIHQGRSQVENQYLRVVRQSGNASAQLALCEVFEIGEKVTIRDRYAPFDAMVRFAGHCQSDALPESISEPSYCAEVLKGRIRPLQCPLFGKHCSPSDPQGALMVSSEGACAAYYQYGKAEAMAEI
- the hypE gene encoding hydrogenase expression/formation protein HypE, with the translated sequence MKEIITLAHGAGGKAMESLIQQVFVPAFHGVEHAVLEDQARIPMRLLAEHGDRLAFTTDSYVVDPIFFPGGDIGMLAVNGTINDLAVGGAMPLYMSCAMVLEEGLPIEILQRVVNSMVEAANAAQVSIVTGDTKVVPRGQCDKLYINTTGIGVINSGVQISSQRACKGDVIIVNGSVGDHGAAIVSARTDLKLEASIQSDTQSLSELVQIMLRVCPDIHCMRDATRGGVAAVLNELADASRCTMYVDEKSIPVSPDVRGVCEILGFDPLYLANEGKLIAIVPESAAELVLCAMRQHPSGAGSVVIGQVVDQQGSAVVMETQFGAKRVINRLVGEQLPRIC